In the Topomyia yanbarensis strain Yona2022 chromosome 3, ASM3024719v1, whole genome shotgun sequence genome, one interval contains:
- the LOC131687531 gene encoding uncharacterized protein LOC131687531: protein MPAASSSSNKKPPSMRALTARLKEIQLSFSDIWRFVQSFKESNTVTDIEVRLGKLEELWESFSDTFVEILSHDDYNAEGSAYEKERMEFSDNYYEVKTFLMDKVKELQEPQVLEQSLRAGDGLPHGTSDHVRLPQIKLQTFNGDVDEWLTFRDLFTSLIHWKVDLPEVEKFHYLKGCLQGEPKSLIDPLQITKANYQVAWEMLLRRYNNSKQLKKRQVQSLFNLPTLSI from the coding sequence ATGCCTGCGGCAAGTTcgtcttcaaacaaaaaaccACCGTCAATGCGGGCGTTGACGGCAAGGTTGAAGGAAATACAACTATCCTTCAGCGATATTTGGCGGTTTGTACAATCCTTCAAGGAGTCTAACACGGTTACTGATATCGAAGTACGCCTTGGTAAGTTGGAAGAATTGTGGGAAAGCTTCAGTGATACCTTTGTTGAAATCCTATCCCACGATGACTACAACGCTGAAGGGTCGGCGTACGAGAAGGAGCGAATGGAATTCAGTGACAACTATTACGAGGTCAAGACCTTCTTAATGGACAAGGTCAAGGAGCTTCAGGAACCCCAGGTTTTGGAGCAGTCTCTTCGAGCAGGTGATGGTTTGCCGCATGGGACCTCAGACCACGTCCGCCTTCCCCAAATTAAACTTCAAACATTCAATGGTGACGTGGACGAATGGTTGACCTTCCGGGACTTGTTCACTTCGCTCATACACTGGAAGGTGGACCTACCAGAGGTGGAGAAGTTCCACTATTTGAAGGGGTGTCTTCAAGGGGAGCCTAAAAGCTTGATCGACCCACTCCAAATCACCAAAGCCAATTATCAGGTGGCATGGGAAATGCTGTTGAGGCGATACAACAACAGCAAGCAATTGAAGAAGCGGCAGGTGCAGTCGCTCTTTAATCTACCTACACTCTCCatttaa